Proteins co-encoded in one Arachis stenosperma cultivar V10309 chromosome 7, arast.V10309.gnm1.PFL2, whole genome shotgun sequence genomic window:
- the LOC130940186 gene encoding WEB family protein At5g55860-like: MVAKIRQSAISSPKPTKPEVGEIDTSPPIQSVKDAVSLFGEGAFSGEKPSIKKAKPYSAERVLAKETQLHLAEKELNKLKDQLKNAETTKAQALVELQRHKKAVEDLSQKLNVLNESRELSTKATEASNCQAKQLKEEKCGDPVGSNGAWKEDLETAVKRYASVITELDVAKQELRNIRQEYNTSLEARVSAFKQAVEAEDAMKANTERASELSKEILAVQESIERMRLTAPLAHQPQESILTDKEVLRQSYRAAFEESRRKLLALKKEFSPDQTENLEMQLNETTNKIGALQKEIENKKTSDLDSLKSVTSGLDNAKESLQKVAEEESSLRSLVEALKVELEYVRREHAELKKKESETESIVGNLHVKLRKSKSELEAYLAEESKVRGASEEMILTLNRLSSETENAKQQAEDMKNMEAELKMEAEVTKLALEDAEIKLKVALEEAEAARASEASSTDQIRVLSERTNAARASTSEHGAKITISKEEYESLSRKVEESDRLADMKVAAAKAQVEAIRVSENEALKRLEATQKEIDDIKTATLETLKSAEMAEAAKKAVETELKRWREREQKKAEEAAARILAEAQMSPRVSPQHYRIQQHNPTPKKVEVQKLEKGKVSVSKKVLLPNISGIFHRKKNQVDGGSPSYLPGEEPL; the protein is encoded by the exons ATGGTGGCAAAAATAAGGCAAAGTGCTATCAGCTCTCCTAAACCAACAAAACCAGAGGTTGGAGAGATTGATACTAGTCCACCTATTCAGTCAGTTAAAGATGCTGTTTCTCTATTTGGTGAAGGTGCTTTCTCCGGCGAGAAACCTTCCATTAAGAAGGCTAAACCTTATTCTGCTGAG AGAGTTTTGGCAAAAGAGACACAACTTCACTTAGCCGAGAAAGAGCTGAACAAATTGAAGGATCAGCTAAAGAATGCAGAAACTACTAAGGCTCAAGCCCTAGTGGAGCTTCAAAGGCATAAAAAAGCAGTTGAGGATCTTTCACAAAAGCTAAATGTTCTCAACGAGTCAAGAGAATTATCAACTAAAGCAACAGAAGCTTCAAATTGTCAAGCCAAACAGcttaaagaagaaaaatgtggTGATCCTGTTGGAAGCAATGGTGCTTGGAAAGAAGACTTGGAAACCGCAGTTAAAAGATATGCATCTGTTATTACAGAACTTGATGTTGCAAAGCAAGAACTGAGGAATATTCGTCAGGAGTATAATACTTCCTTGGAAGCAAGAGTTTCGGCTTTCAAGCAAGCAGTAGAAGCTGAAGATGCAATGAAGGCAAACACTGAAAGAGCATCTGAGCTATCAAAAGAAATTTTAGCCGTGCAGGAATCAATTGAAAGAATGAGGCTTACAGCTCCATTGGCACATCAACCGCAAGAAAGCATATTAACTGATAAAGAAGTTCTACGACAATCATATAGAGCAGCCTTCGAAGAATCAAGAAGGAAATTGCTTGCTTTAAAGAAGGAATTCAGTCCGGACCAAACAGAAAATCTTGAAATGCAGCTGAATGAGACAACAAATAAAATTGGGGCTCTGCAAaaggaaatagaaaataaaaagacatCAGACTTGGATTCTCTGAAAAGTGTCACTTCGGGGCTTGACAATGCTAAAGAATCCCTGCAGAAAGTAGCAGAAGAGGAAAGCTCCCTAAGAAGCTTGGTTGAGGCTCTTAAGGTGGAACTGGAGTATGTGAGAAGAGAACATGCtgaattgaaaaagaaagaatctGAAACTGAATCTATTGTTGGAAATCTACACGTCAAGCTTCGGAAAAGTAAGTCTGAGCTTGAAGCATACTTGGCAGAAGAATCTAAAGTCAGAGGTGCATCTGAGGAAATGATCTTGACATTGAACCGGTTGTCATCCGAAACTGAGAATGCAAAGCAGCAAGCTGAAGATATGAAGAACATGGAAGCTGAACTGAAGATGGAAGCTGAAGTAACCAAACTTGCCTTAGAAGATGCAGAAATAAAGCTTAAAGTAGCATTAGAAGAAGCCGAAGCAGCGAGAGCATCAGAGGCAAGCAGTACTGATCAGATTAGGGTCTTATCTGAGAGGACTAACGCTGCTCGTGCATCAACCTCCGAGCATGGTGCTAAAATTACAATCTCAAAGGAGGAATATGAGTCCTTATCTCGAAAGGTTGAGGAATCTGATAGATTAGCTGACATGAAAGTGGCTGCTGCCAAGGCACAGGTTGAAGCTATCAGGGTGAGTGAAAATGAGGCTCTCAAAAGATTGGAGGCAACACAGAAGGAGATTGATGATATAAAGACTGCAACACTAGAGACCTTGAAAAGCGCTGAGATGGCCGAAGCAGCAAAGAAGGCAGTGGAAACTGAGCTAAAAAGGTGGCGTGAGCGGGAGCAGAAGAAAGCAGAAGAGGCTGCAGCTCGAATATTGGCCGAAGCACAGATGTCACCAAGAGTGTCTCCTCAGCACTACAGGATTCAACAGCACAATCCAACTCCAaaaaaggttgaagtgcaaaAGCTTGAAAAGGGAAAGGTTTCAGTTTCAAAGAAAGTTCTGTTGCCCAACATTAGTGGCATTTTCCATCGGAAGAAGAACCAGGTTGATGGAGGATCTCCCTCTTACCTTCCAGGAGAGGAACCTCTTTGA
- the LOC130940187 gene encoding uncharacterized protein LOC130940187, with protein MDIAHYYLDGNADAVEFCPHDSYHHVLAASTYNLQEGDRPSRHGSISLFSVDGSDTAGGDDHLDLVCSVETSGIFDIKWSPPGQHLNPFLSQADADGYLRIHVLESSCNGVEGINLKHMISEKISDSMCLYLDWNPSGTSMTVGLSDGSVSIVSFLESKLEIQEEWKAHDFELWTTAFDIHQPNLVYTGSDDCKFSCWDLRDGPSNLVFQNSKAHKMGVCCIQKSSHDPNSLVTGSYDETLRVWDLRTISKPVNETSIGLGGGVWRVKHHPYIPNLVLAACMHNGFAIVSIKGNEAQVLETYKKHDSLAYGADWQKGEANHRVERTKPIVATCSFYDKLVRVWRPENEINLKVGSMSDTKHFHFIIISNHLFIDSLT; from the exons ATGGATATAGCACATTACTATTTGGATGGCAATGCTGATGCTGTGGAGTTTTGTCCACATGATTCGTACCACCATGTTCTGGCTGCCTCCACATACAATCTCCAAGAAGGTGACCGTCCCAGTCGACATGGAAGCATTTCTCTCTTCAGTGTTGATGGCAGTGACACAGCTGGTGGTGATGACCACCTTGACTTGGTTTGCAGTGTGGAGACCTCTGGAATTTTCGACATAAAGTGGAGCCCGCCCGGACAGCATTTGAATCCTTTTCTTTCTCAAGCTGATGCTGATGGATACTTGAGAATCCATGTGCTGGAAAGTAGCTGTAATGGGGTTGAAG GGATTAATCTAAAGCATATGATCAGTGAAAAAATCAGCGACTCTATGTGCTTGTACCTGGACTGGAACCCTTCAGGCACATCCATGACAGTGGGGCTTTCTGATGGCTCTGTATCCATTGTTTCTTTCCTTGAATCCAAGTTGGAAATACAAGAAGAATGGAAGGCACATGACTTTGAACTCTGGACAACCGCATTTGATATCCACCAACCAAATTTGGTATATACTGGCTCTGATGACTGTAAATTCAGTTGTTGGGATTTAAGGGACGGTCCTTCCAATCTGGTATTTCAGAATTCCAAAGCTCACAAAATGGGTGTTTGTTGCATTCAAAAGAGTTCTCATGATCCAAATAGCTTAGTAACCGGTAGCTACGACGAAACCTTGAGGGTATGGGACTTGAGAACAATCTCAAAACCTGTTAATGAGACTTCAATTGGCTTAGGGGGAGGAGTTTGGAGGGTGAAGCACCATCCCTACATTCCAAACTTGGTCTTGGCTGCATGTATGCACAATGGTTTTGCAATTGTTTCCATTAAAGGCAACGAAGCGCAAGTGTTGGAAACTTACAAGAAGCATGATTCCCTTGCATATGGAGCAGATTGGCAGAAAGGTGAAGCAAATCACAGAGTTGAGAGAACCAAACCAATTGTGGCTACTTGCTCATTCTATGACAAACTTGTTCGAGTATGGAGGCCAGAAAACGAGATTAACTT GAAGGTTGGAAGCATGAGTGACACAAAGCATTTccactttattattatttcaaatcACTTATTTATTGATTCCTTAACCTAA
- the LOC130941141 gene encoding uncharacterized protein LOC130941141, translating to MSSRGSKRGVQRGNPGVEPMQGRPGGNPSASTSNVSRYYRSMTLTDFLKSGPPWFNGNANALEADQWFREVERFLYTQHVPEVQSVEIVTHMLEGDAQNWWQELCHTLQVELTDVSWHGFKTEFYGRYFLHAFRIAKELELMQLKQKDMSVADYTREFDNLCRFSKTCQGNPADYEEWKCAQYEKGLRRDIFNYVYPQKLTNFTELVKKSQLAEDCSMKWTLLQEGFGETTPEESRRYGLGMCFRCGAPGHMSRDCSRGRAADAGWPREDRGKYDIECVGWICSV from the coding sequence ATGTCGTCTCGTGGATCTAAACGAGGTGTTCAGAGAGGAAATCCCGGGGTTGAACCAATGCAAGGACGTCCAGGTGGAAACCCTAGTGCTAGTACAAGTAACGTAAGTCGATACTATAGGTCTATGACCCTTACTGACTTCCTCAAGAGTGGTCCACCTTGGTTTAACGGAAACGCCAATGCCCTGGAGGCTGATCAGTGGTTTCGAGAAGTGGAGAGGTTTTTGTACACTCAGCATGTTCCTGAAGTACAGTCAGTAGAGATAGTGACTCATATGTTGGAAGGAGATGCTCAGAATTGGTGGCAAGAATTGTGTCATACCTTGCAGGTGGAGTTAACGGATGTCTCTTGGCATGGATTCAAGACAGAGTTTTATGGGAGATATTTCTTGCATGCGTTTCGCATTGCAAAGGAATTGGAGTTAATGCAGCTGAAGCAAAAGGATATGTCCGTTGCCGACTATACCCGTGAATTCGACAACCTGTGCCGTTTCTCAAAAACTTGTCAAGGAAATCCAGCTGattatgaggaatggaagtgtgctCAGTATGAGAAAGGACTAAGGAGAGATATCTTTAATTATGTGTATCCACAAAAGTTAACAAATTTCACTGAGTTGGTTAAGAAGAGCCAGCTCGCTGAGGATTGCTCCATGAAGTGGACACTGCTACAGGAAGGCTTTGGTGAGACCACTCCAGAAGAGTCGCGCAGGTACGGACTGGGAATGTGTTTTCGATGTGGAGCACCGGGACATATGTCTAGGGATTGTTCACGTGGGAGAGCCGCAGATGCGGGTTGGCCACGAGAGGATCGAGGTAAGTATGATATCGAATGCGTAGGATGGATTTGTTCTGTGTAG